One Candidatus Methanoperedens sp. DNA segment encodes these proteins:
- a CDS encoding substrate-binding domain-containing protein yields the protein MKAKIVTIFLITVLIGTLLSGCVGNPKSETQAKPAVTTSPGITAAQTTVNSQELEGTITLSGAFALYPMAVRWGEEFKKLHPKVRIDISAGGAGKGMADTLGGLVDIGMISRDVDPSEIQKGAYPIGVTKDAVVATVNAKNPVLNDLLSKGVKRKTFAAMYLNGTVNTWGDVVGTENKAEIHVYTRSDASGASDIWAKYLGGKQESLKGTGVYGDPGLLAAVQKDPLGIGYNNYNYAFDMITGQPVSGIQVIPFDVNENGIVDPDENISTKEKTIAAIKKGVFPSPPARVELFVTKGKPTGITSEFIRWVLTDGQKFVDEAGYIQLSNETLNGELKKVE from the coding sequence ATGAAAGCAAAAATTGTTACTATTTTTTTGATTACAGTTTTGATCGGGACATTATTATCAGGATGTGTCGGTAATCCAAAGTCTGAGACCCAGGCCAAGCCAGCTGTCACTACATCACCTGGAATTACGGCTGCACAGACCACTGTAAATTCGCAGGAACTTGAGGGCACTATAACGCTTTCGGGCGCATTTGCTTTGTATCCCATGGCTGTACGCTGGGGCGAGGAGTTCAAGAAGCTGCATCCCAAAGTGAGAATCGACATCTCCGCTGGCGGTGCGGGCAAGGGCATGGCTGACACGCTTGGCGGGCTTGTCGACATCGGCATGATATCAAGAGATGTTGATCCCTCGGAGATCCAGAAAGGCGCATATCCGATCGGTGTGACCAAGGATGCCGTTGTAGCCACAGTCAACGCAAAAAACCCGGTGCTTAACGATCTCCTGAGTAAGGGTGTCAAAAGAAAGACCTTTGCGGCTATGTATCTCAACGGGACTGTCAATACGTGGGGCGATGTAGTCGGGACTGAAAATAAAGCAGAAATTCATGTATATACGAGAAGCGATGCATCGGGCGCTTCTGATATTTGGGCAAAGTACCTGGGAGGGAAACAGGAAAGTCTCAAAGGCACAGGGGTTTACGGTGACCCCGGACTGCTTGCTGCGGTTCAGAAAGACCCCTTGGGAATAGGATATAACAACTACAACTATGCATTTGATATGATAACCGGGCAGCCAGTATCAGGCATTCAGGTAATACCATTCGACGTGAATGAGAACGGTATTGTTGATCCTGATGAGAATATAAGCACCAAGGAGAAAACAATTGCAGCCATTAAAAAAGGTGTCTTCCCGAGTCCACCAGCGAGAGTTGAATTATTTGTGACAAAAGGAAAGCCCACGGGAATTACGTCTGAATTCATCAGATGGGTTCTCACAGACGGGCAGAAATTCGTGGATGAAGCAGGCTATATACAATTGTCCAATGAAACACTTAACGGTGAGTTGAAAAAAGTTGAATGA
- a CDS encoding sulfurtransferase TusA family protein, with product MKIDEVINTKGNVCPYNFVYAKQALHNLGKGKILKVIVDDPTAVTEVPRGMEADGHEVLNVRQINKTDWEIVIRKKD from the coding sequence GTGAAAATAGATGAAGTGATCAACACGAAGGGGAATGTGTGCCCATATAATTTTGTATATGCTAAACAGGCGCTGCATAACCTCGGGAAGGGTAAAATCCTCAAGGTGATCGTGGATGACCCTACGGCAGTCACGGAGGTGCCACGGGGCATGGAAGCCGATGGTCACGAGGTATTGAATGTAAGGCAGATAAATAAGACCGACTGGGAGATAGTCATTCGAAAAAAAGATTAA
- a CDS encoding ATP-binding protein — protein sequence MKYRFVDREKELGFLRAKYSSGSSELIIIYGRRRVGKTELIKESMAGSPLNALYLLGELQKENQLSAIYSTVAGISLGDEFLKNNPFNTWQAFFDYLTKSIEKNGMVLVLDELPYIHKTNPNFISILQYFWDEKWKKMNLKLILCGSSISMMQKITLSYASPIYGRRTGQIDLQPLNYLDFRGLFDDWDEESILGAYAALGGIPRYAEEFDRSKTLHENVMKAFLDKDAFLYKEAKFLLMEELKDFANYFSILKAVALGKSTFNEISNFSGVSTSKLFVYLSKLIELNVIRRDIPVTLSKEKSTRVGNYTLKDYFFRFWFRYIYPNSSLIEIGRPDIVLEMINRDFNEYLDSIFEDVSIELLQSLSLNGELPLLTKWGKWWRMDDEIDIVATNEATGDILFCECEWQEKESDIRIMEELLEKSERVEWGDEKRKNHYAVVIRRGFTEEAKRFAEEKKIRLFSLNDLTLASTKSKEKRFTVMPT from the coding sequence GTGAAATATAGATTTGTTGACCGTGAAAAGGAATTGGGATTCCTTAGAGCGAAATATTCCTCCGGGTCATCCGAATTAATAATAATATACGGCAGGAGGCGGGTGGGTAAAACCGAATTGATCAAGGAATCAATGGCAGGCAGCCCGTTAAATGCGCTCTATTTACTTGGAGAACTCCAGAAGGAGAACCAGCTTTCGGCTATCTATTCAACTGTTGCCGGAATTTCGCTGGGAGATGAGTTCCTCAAGAACAATCCTTTCAATACATGGCAGGCATTCTTTGACTACCTCACAAAATCCATTGAAAAAAATGGGATGGTGCTGGTTTTAGATGAACTTCCTTACATCCATAAGACAAATCCAAATTTTATATCGATACTTCAGTATTTTTGGGATGAAAAATGGAAGAAAATGAACCTGAAGCTCATCCTGTGCGGCTCGAGCATTTCGATGATGCAGAAAATAACGCTTTCCTACGCAAGCCCGATATATGGAAGGCGCACAGGACAGATAGACCTTCAACCGCTTAATTATCTTGATTTCAGGGGACTTTTCGATGATTGGGATGAAGAAAGCATACTGGGCGCCTATGCAGCATTGGGGGGCATACCGCGCTACGCGGAGGAGTTCGACCGCAGCAAAACCTTGCATGAGAATGTAATGAAGGCGTTCCTTGATAAGGACGCGTTTCTTTACAAAGAGGCAAAGTTCCTGCTGATGGAGGAGCTTAAGGATTTTGCCAATTATTTTTCTATCCTCAAGGCCGTGGCTCTGGGGAAAAGCACGTTCAACGAAATTTCTAATTTTTCCGGCGTATCCACAAGCAAACTTTTTGTGTACCTCTCAAAACTGATAGAATTGAATGTAATCAGGAGAGACATACCGGTAACGTTATCAAAAGAAAAATCCACACGCGTTGGTAATTACACGTTAAAGGATTATTTCTTCAGGTTCTGGTTCAGATACATTTACCCGAACTCTTCCCTCATCGAGATAGGAAGACCTGATATCGTTCTTGAAATGATAAACAGGGATTTCAATGAATACCTGGACTCGATCTTTGAGGATGTTTCAATTGAACTTTTGCAAAGTCTATCCCTGAACGGAGAACTACCGCTTTTAACGAAATGGGGAAAATGGTGGCGCATGGACGATGAAATAGATATCGTTGCTACAAATGAGGCCACAGGAGATATCCTGTTCTGCGAATGCGAGTGGCAGGAGAAAGAGAGTGATATAAGGATCATGGAGGAACTATTGGAAAAGTCTGAAAGAGTTGAATGGGGTGATGAAAAACGGAAGAACCATTATGCTGTGGTGATAAGAAGAGGATTCACGGAAGAGGCGAAAAGGTTTGCCGAAGAGAAAAAAATCCGCTTATTTTCATTGAATGATCTGACTCTTGCATCGACCAAAAGCAAAGAAAAGAGATTTACAGTAATGCCTACATAG
- a CDS encoding Fic family protein, translating to MKIPESPPKISHNEIGNALKYLKNDPYDRLIKEAINKYLYWSEFKYKAGFDAIGPEVLWAFIKINRNLSAEKIKISDITGFEFKYNLTTYIQQKLHEFDLNLGGRLGSEEIIPSSDKNRYLISSIMEEAIASSQLEGAATTRKEAKKMLRQERKPKNKSEQMILNNYNTIKKLNELKGEKLTKELILEIHSSITKDTLNDPGMEGQFRKSNDIVVVSSSGEVVYIPPVFEHIEEIMRDFCIFANGSNEKRFFHPIIRATILHFLIGYIHPFTDGNGRTARAIFYWYLLKEGYWLIEYMSISRMIVKSRAQYARSYLYSELDENDLTYFINYQLKTMGLAFDSLKEYISRKIMEKRELYDLKKIKGINDRQIFILKLLSDEPEFTFTIKEIQNRFNTAYQTARTDIISLEKYGLIKENIIGKKKLMYYRSENFDAILSKLIKE from the coding sequence ATGAAAATTCCAGAAAGCCCTCCAAAGATATCACATAATGAGATCGGTAATGCACTCAAATATTTAAAAAATGATCCCTATGATCGATTAATTAAAGAAGCTATTAACAAATATTTGTACTGGTCTGAATTTAAATATAAAGCTGGATTTGATGCGATAGGACCTGAAGTATTATGGGCATTTATTAAAATAAATAGAAATTTAAGTGCTGAAAAAATTAAAATAAGTGACATAACAGGATTTGAATTCAAATATAATCTGACAACTTATATTCAACAAAAATTACATGAATTTGATCTCAATCTTGGGGGAAGACTCGGTTCAGAAGAGATAATTCCCAGCAGTGATAAGAATCGATATTTAATCAGTTCAATTATGGAGGAGGCAATTGCTTCAAGTCAATTGGAGGGAGCGGCTACAACAAGAAAAGAAGCCAAGAAGATGTTAAGACAGGAAAGGAAGCCAAAAAACAAATCTGAACAAATGATACTGAATAATTATAACACTATAAAAAAACTGAACGAATTAAAAGGTGAAAAACTTACAAAGGAATTAATTTTAGAAATTCACTCTTCTATTACAAAAGATACTTTAAATGATCCAGGCATGGAAGGACAATTTAGAAAATCAAATGATATTGTTGTTGTAAGTTCAAGTGGAGAAGTTGTTTATATCCCGCCAGTTTTTGAACATATTGAAGAAATAATGAGGGATTTTTGTATTTTTGCCAATGGATCAAATGAAAAAAGATTTTTTCATCCAATTATCCGGGCTACGATTTTACACTTCCTGATCGGTTATATACATCCATTTACTGATGGAAATGGGAGAACTGCAAGAGCGATTTTTTATTGGTATTTACTTAAAGAGGGCTATTGGCTGATTGAATATATGTCCATTTCCAGAATGATCGTAAAATCGCGGGCACAATATGCGAGATCTTATTTATATTCGGAACTTGATGAAAATGATTTAACTTATTTTATTAATTACCAATTAAAAACAATGGGTCTGGCATTTGATAGCTTAAAAGAATATATAAGTAGAAAAATCATGGAAAAACGAGAATTATACGATCTCAAAAAAATCAAAGGCATTAATGACAGGCAAATATTTATATTAAAATTATTGTCCGATGAACCAGAGTTTACATTTACAATAAAAGAGATCCAGAACAGGTTTAACACGGCTTATCAAACAGCCAGGACAGATATAATAAGCCTGGAAAAGTATGGGCTTATTAAAGAGAATATTATTGGAAAGAAGAAATTAATGTATTATCGTTCTGAAAATTTTGATGCAATACTATCTAAATTGATCAAGGAATGA
- a CDS encoding type II toxin-antitoxin system PemK/MazF family toxin, which produces MMLKQGSIVLVDFSYSNLKETKFRPALVISNFEYNENSMDVLVMRVTSRSREDGWNVEIERKDLEEGALDIDPSYVKVDSIFTVEKKIIRKVVAQLNDEKIEEIKGQFFKLF; this is translated from the coding sequence ATGATGCTAAAACAGGGAAGCATTGTACTTGTTGATTTTTCTTATAGTAACTTAAAGGAAACTAAGTTCAGACCTGCATTGGTAATCAGCAATTTTGAATATAATGAAAACTCCATGGACGTTTTGGTGATGAGGGTAACATCAAGATCCAGAGAAGACGGGTGGAACGTGGAAATAGAGAGAAAGGACCTGGAAGAAGGGGCACTTGATATCGACCCGAGTTATGTAAAAGTGGACTCCATCTTTACGGTTGAAAAAAAGATCATAAGAAAAGTAGTTGCACAGTTAAATGATGAAAAAATTGAGGAAATAAAGGGGCAATTTTTTAAACTATTTTAG
- a CDS encoding AbrB/MazE/SpoVT family DNA-binding domain-containing protein translates to MSDLVKISSKGLLTLPKSIREQLNINVGDYLDVTIEAGKVILQKVDIIPKKIDWENEDKVWKEYTARRLAKE, encoded by the coding sequence ATGAGTGATTTAGTGAAGATATCCTCAAAAGGACTGTTGACACTTCCCAAGTCCATTCGAGAACAATTGAATATTAATGTAGGCGATTATCTTGATGTTACTATTGAAGCTGGCAAGGTTATACTTCAAAAAGTCGATATAATCCCAAAAAAAATAGACTGGGAGAACGAAGATAAGGTTTGGAAGGAATACACTGCCAGAAGATTGGCTAAGGAATAA
- a CDS encoding DUF555 domain-containing protein, protein MTNYIVTLEAAWLVKSVESVEDAMNIAISEVGKQLNPDLNFVEIEVGATSCPACGEAFDSVFMAAGTALVGILLEMKVYDAESEEHAARIAKSTIGKALKSTPLDVVDVEEFEGGKEKKEKKKRTEEK, encoded by the coding sequence ATGACCAATTATATTGTTACACTTGAAGCCGCCTGGCTTGTGAAGAGTGTGGAAAGTGTTGAAGATGCGATGAATATCGCGATCTCCGAGGTTGGAAAGCAGCTAAATCCTGATCTTAACTTCGTGGAGATCGAGGTCGGTGCAACAAGCTGTCCTGCTTGCGGTGAGGCATTTGACAGCGTTTTCATGGCCGCTGGTACTGCGCTTGTTGGAATCCTGCTTGAGATGAAGGTCTATGACGCCGAGAGCGAAGAACACGCTGCGAGAATAGCAAAATCCACTATAGGCAAGGCATTGAAAAGCACCCCGCTTGATGTTGTGGATGTGGAAGAGTTCGAGGGTGGGAAAGAGAAGAAAGAAAAGAAGAAGCGTACAGAAGAAAAATGA
- a CDS encoding bifunctional 5,6,7,8-tetrahydromethanopterin hydro-lyase/3-hexulose-6-phosphate synthase: MFLVGEALIGEEPELAHIDLIIGEKTGPVGTAFANGFTQLSVGHTPLLSVIRPNLLTKPATLIVPKVTVKNMAQAAQIFGPAQSAVARAVADSVQEGVIPEDQVEDLSIVVSVFIHPEAKDYNKIYRYNYGATKLAIERAMQGFPDTKTVMYEKDRTMHPVMGFKVVRLWNPPYLQVAIDIPDIEAVKGILKQIPQSDHLIIEAGTPLIKRYGVEVVQSIREVRPNAFVVADLKTLDTGNLEARMVADATADAIVISGLAPVSTIEKAIKEAKKTGIYAVIDMLNVENPLEVLKKLTIKPDVVELHRAIDTENKAKHAWGDIPAMKKLSERLLVAVAGGIRVDSVKDALKAGADIIVVGRAITKAKDVRSMTEQFIEELKQPEIDQYRIMTDF; encoded by the coding sequence GTGTTTTTAGTAGGCGAGGCTTTAATCGGCGAGGAACCAGAACTGGCTCATATTGATCTGATCATTGGAGAGAAAACAGGCCCTGTTGGGACGGCTTTTGCGAACGGATTTACACAGTTATCCGTAGGGCACACACCGCTTTTATCTGTCATAAGGCCGAACCTGCTCACAAAACCTGCCACGCTCATCGTACCGAAAGTAACGGTCAAGAACATGGCGCAGGCAGCCCAGATATTCGGTCCTGCGCAAAGTGCGGTGGCAAGAGCGGTGGCGGATTCCGTTCAGGAAGGCGTAATCCCGGAAGACCAGGTGGAGGACTTAAGCATCGTGGTCAGTGTATTCATCCATCCTGAAGCGAAAGATTACAATAAGATATATCGCTACAATTACGGCGCCACGAAGCTCGCAATTGAAAGAGCGATGCAGGGATTCCCGGATACCAAGACCGTAATGTACGAAAAGGACAGAACTATGCACCCGGTAATGGGATTCAAGGTCGTCAGGTTATGGAACCCGCCATATTTGCAGGTGGCTATAGATATTCCAGATATTGAGGCGGTCAAAGGCATATTAAAGCAGATACCCCAGAGCGATCATCTTATTATCGAAGCCGGTACCCCACTCATCAAGAGATATGGCGTTGAAGTCGTACAATCCATAAGGGAAGTGAGGCCGAATGCGTTTGTGGTGGCGGATTTGAAGACCCTGGACACAGGCAACCTTGAGGCGCGCATGGTGGCGGATGCTACTGCTGATGCTATAGTGATCTCCGGATTAGCGCCCGTTTCTACTATCGAAAAGGCGATAAAGGAAGCCAAGAAGACCGGCATCTACGCAGTTATCGATATGCTGAATGTTGAAAACCCGCTCGAAGTGCTAAAGAAGCTCACCATCAAACCTGATGTCGTGGAACTCCACAGGGCTATTGATACCGAGAACAAGGCAAAACATGCATGGGGAGATATCCCGGCAATGAAGAAGCTATCAGAGAGATTGCTCGTCGCGGTGGCAGGCGGAATCCGTGTGGATTCGGTCAAGGATGCCCTCAAGGCAGGTGCGGATATAATAGTGGTCGGCCGTGCGATCACGAAGGCCAAAGATGTGCGCTCCATGACAGAGCAGTTCATAGAGGAGCTGAAACAGCCGGAGATCGACCAGTACAGGATAATGACTGATTTTTAG
- a CDS encoding TIGR00289 family protein → MRLAGLISGGKDSSFAILRALQEGHEVTDLVTIVPANEDSYMFHSANIHLTGLISQACGIPLTSMMSSGEKEKELDDLKKALGNVKVEGVVVGAIESEYQASRVRRICEELGLKMYAPLWHKEPEGLLREMIKCMDIRMVKVAAAGMDESWLGRRFDEKMVEDLKTLHRKYRVHIAGEGGEYETLVLDAPYYEKRLNMIETRNIWMGDYGVMKVMRAELAIK, encoded by the coding sequence ATGAGGCTGGCTGGGCTTATTTCAGGTGGCAAGGACTCGTCCTTTGCAATATTAAGGGCTCTGCAGGAAGGTCATGAGGTCACAGACCTTGTTACAATAGTGCCTGCGAATGAAGACTCATACATGTTCCATTCCGCGAACATCCATCTTACAGGGCTGATTTCGCAGGCATGCGGTATCCCTCTTACATCAATGATGTCTTCTGGTGAGAAAGAAAAAGAACTCGATGACCTGAAAAAAGCCCTGGGCAATGTAAAGGTTGAAGGTGTTGTGGTCGGAGCGATCGAATCGGAATACCAGGCCTCACGGGTAAGGCGCATTTGCGAGGAACTTGGATTGAAAATGTACGCCCCCCTGTGGCATAAGGAGCCGGAGGGTTTACTGCGTGAAATGATAAAGTGCATGGATATCAGGATGGTCAAGGTCGCTGCTGCCGGCATGGACGAATCATGGCTCGGGCGGCGCTTTGATGAGAAGATGGTCGAGGACCTGAAGACGCTTCACAGGAAATACAGGGTGCACATCGCCGGGGAGGGAGGCGAATATGAAACGCTAGTGCTCGATGCGCCTTATTATGAGAAGAGGCTTAACATGATTGAAACAAGAAATATTTGGATGGGAGACTATGGCGTGATGAAGGTGATGCGGGCGGAGCTGGCTATAAAATAA
- the pstC gene encoding phosphate ABC transporter permease subunit PstC yields MNTRKLKDAIAGRLMLVAAIFSSILVFIVAIALYLRSKPILETKSLGDLLLGSTWLPSQGEFGFYPFILGTVYVTGLAMVFAVPLSILSAVYLAEYANERLKSMILPLIDLLAGIPPVVFGVFGVLAIVPLVAAIAPLFRNSGIPLLSGGSYSTGYSLLAGGIVLAIMVFPIIISISYEVFKAVPFDVREASLSLGATRWQTIKHAVIRAAIPGIAAAVILGFSRAIGETMAVLMVVGNVAKIPSSIFDPAYPLPALIANNYGEMMSIPMYDSALLLAALILMLIILFSTLGARLILIRIERGMHG; encoded by the coding sequence ATGAATACTAGAAAACTAAAGGATGCCATTGCAGGTAGGCTAATGCTGGTTGCTGCTATATTCTCAAGCATTCTTGTATTTATTGTAGCTATTGCCCTTTACCTGCGATCAAAGCCAATCCTCGAAACGAAATCGCTGGGGGATCTTTTGCTCGGAAGTACATGGCTTCCCTCCCAGGGTGAGTTTGGCTTCTACCCGTTCATCCTGGGTACGGTCTATGTAACAGGGCTTGCCATGGTCTTCGCAGTACCCCTCTCTATCCTGAGTGCGGTCTATCTTGCGGAGTATGCCAATGAGAGATTGAAGTCAATGATCTTGCCCCTGATAGACCTGCTTGCAGGCATACCCCCTGTGGTATTCGGAGTTTTCGGGGTGCTGGCCATTGTACCTCTTGTAGCAGCCATCGCACCATTATTCAGAAACTCGGGAATACCCCTGTTGAGCGGCGGCAGCTACTCCACCGGTTACAGCCTGCTTGCCGGCGGCATCGTGCTTGCTATCATGGTGTTCCCCATTATTATCTCGATCTCATATGAGGTGTTCAAGGCAGTGCCATTTGATGTGAGGGAAGCATCCCTGTCACTTGGGGCCACACGGTGGCAGACAATAAAGCATGCTGTGATAAGAGCCGCGATACCGGGCATAGCAGCCGCGGTTATATTGGGCTTCTCCCGAGCGATCGGAGAGACGATGGCTGTCCTCATGGTTGTTGGGAATGTGGCGAAAATACCCTCTTCGATATTCGATCCGGCTTATCCTCTCCCTGCACTTATCGCCAATAACTACGGGGAAATGATGTCCATACCGATGTATGATTCAGCCCTGCTGCTTGCCGCTCTCATATTGATGCTGATCATTCTCTTCTCCACTCTTGGCGCAAGACTGATATTGATACGCATTGAGAGGGGGATGCATGGATAA
- a CDS encoding ATP-binding protein yields MLGTVNNSNEEGFTFISKERLPAGMFVCYDEAAKKILCRVKCAEPLNQYPQEFLMDMELSADDISEFYGLDPEDFKYFSYAASVIGHFDDEMGEFVNPRTNPAIGVKIERAGREVLNDISKVQKGTTGSAFIGNVLGAETGIVLSVRDIVSQHVSIIASTGAGKSYTVGVLVEELLKPCNMAPVLIFDPHGEYSSLGEVQNMAEFITVSYRPKVRIVKPDNIKIRISDLLVSDFISIMDDGTMSDKMKTLFRSAYHNLKNSSKKKFTRNELKQEIEALRDSNNEPTIEGILWRFGKLYASIFDDFQTIPLAEYFKVGQLTIMDVSGIEETFQQMIASVMLRRLFDAREGTENNRYNETHVDKFLPYPVFVVIEEAHRFAPHSGEAKSKSVLKTILSEGRKFGIGVCLVSQRPSKLDADSLSQCMTQITMRIINPTDQQQIAQSIESASRDLISELPSLAKGQAIISGVAINTPTLVRIRKRLTSDVKGRSKDAPSLWAAQREYEEKHEVPEVRADEEMDIGV; encoded by the coding sequence ATGCTCGGGACGGTCAACAATTCGAATGAAGAGGGGTTCACATTTATATCAAAGGAGCGGCTGCCCGCAGGGATGTTCGTTTGTTATGATGAGGCAGCAAAAAAGATATTGTGCAGGGTGAAATGCGCCGAGCCCCTCAACCAGTACCCGCAGGAGTTCCTTATGGATATGGAGCTTTCAGCGGATGATATATCGGAATTTTATGGCCTTGACCCGGAGGACTTCAAGTACTTTTCCTATGCGGCATCCGTTATCGGTCATTTCGATGATGAAATGGGCGAGTTCGTAAATCCAAGGACAAATCCAGCAATCGGTGTGAAAATAGAACGTGCCGGCAGGGAAGTACTGAATGATATAAGCAAAGTACAGAAAGGGACAACAGGATCAGCATTTATAGGAAATGTTCTGGGCGCGGAAACAGGAATAGTGTTATCGGTCCGGGATATCGTGAGCCAGCACGTGTCAATCATCGCTTCCACCGGAGCGGGTAAATCATATACTGTCGGGGTTCTCGTTGAAGAACTGCTGAAACCCTGCAACATGGCGCCAGTGCTGATATTCGACCCCCATGGAGAATATTCTTCGCTTGGTGAAGTCCAGAACATGGCCGAATTCATCACCGTTTCATATCGTCCGAAGGTCAGGATCGTTAAACCGGATAATATAAAAATCCGTATCAGTGACCTCCTGGTCAGCGATTTCATCAGCATAATGGACGACGGCACCATGTCGGATAAGATGAAGACGCTTTTTCGGTCCGCATATCACAACTTGAAGAACAGCAGCAAGAAAAAGTTCACGCGTAATGAATTGAAGCAGGAGATAGAAGCGTTGCGCGACTCGAACAACGAGCCCACGATCGAAGGCATCCTATGGAGGTTCGGGAAGCTTTACGCCAGCATATTCGACGACTTCCAGACCATTCCGCTTGCTGAATATTTCAAAGTGGGACAGCTTACGATCATGGATGTTTCTGGCATCGAAGAGACCTTCCAGCAGATGATCGCCTCTGTGATGCTTCGCAGATTATTCGATGCGCGGGAGGGCACTGAGAACAATCGGTATAATGAGACACATGTGGATAAGTTCCTTCCGTATCCTGTCTTCGTGGTCATAGAAGAGGCGCACAGGTTCGCGCCTCACAGCGGGGAGGCAAAATCAAAGAGCGTCCTGAAGACCATACTTTCTGAGGGAAGGAAGTTCGGCATTGGTGTTTGCCTCGTCTCCCAGCGGCCGAGCAAACTGGATGCTGATTCGCTCTCGCAGTGTATGACCCAGATCACGATGCGGATAATCAACCCCACCGACCAGCAGCAGATTGCCCAGAGCATCGAATCGGCAAGCAGGGATTTAATCTCGGAGTTACCTTCCCTTGCGAAAGGCCAGGCAATAATCTCAGGAGTGGCGATAAATACGCCGACCCTAGTGAGGATAAGGAAGAGGCTAACGAGCGATGTCAAAGGGAGGAGCAAGGATGCTCCCTCGCTGTGGGCGGCGCAGAGGGAGTATGAGGAGAAGCATGAGGTGCCGGAAGTCAGAGCGGATGAGGAGATGGATATTGGGGTGTGA
- a CDS encoding DUF357 domain-containing protein, with product MGQPAVLEEKVKRYESMLRKALSAVELAPQEHSHLRKVSDDFINMANSYYEDGKFFIEGGDLVNALACFSYGHAWLDAGVKLGVFKVSDESLFTI from the coding sequence ATGGGACAACCTGCTGTTCTTGAAGAGAAAGTTAAAAGATATGAGAGCATGCTACGCAAAGCGCTTTCGGCTGTGGAATTGGCTCCACAGGAACATTCTCATTTGAGAAAAGTTTCGGATGATTTTATAAACATGGCAAATTCGTATTATGAAGACGGCAAGTTTTTCATTGAAGGCGGGGACCTTGTTAATGCCCTGGCCTGTTTCAGTTATGGCCATGCCTGGCTGGATGCGGGCGTGAAACTCGGTGTTTTTAAAGTGAGCGATGAGAGTCTATTTACGATCTAA
- the pstA gene encoding phosphate ABC transporter permease PstA, producing the protein MDKLREEKIFKALMISSLAIVVGSLFMVAGVIVWNGAPALSLSMVTQLPKGGYYLGKEGGILNAIVGSLYLAFGSLILALMISLPAALSLQKDYIGKTKAAYYIRLSLDVLWGTPSIVYGAFGFIIMLYLGMRASLLGGIIVLTLLQLPIMIRTMEEVIKMVPAELKEASYTLGATRFETTTGVVVRQALPGIVTAVILAFGRGIGDAASILFTAGYTDSLPRSLFDPVASLPLAVFFQLGTPFPEVQQRAYASALILLLIVLALSLTSRYLSRKFKKNIIR; encoded by the coding sequence ATGGATAAACTTCGTGAGGAAAAGATATTCAAGGCTCTTATGATATCATCGCTGGCCATAGTGGTGGGCAGCCTTTTCATGGTCGCTGGTGTCATTGTCTGGAATGGTGCGCCTGCTCTTTCGCTATCTATGGTTACACAGCTGCCCAAGGGTGGGTACTATCTTGGAAAAGAGGGAGGCATTCTGAATGCCATAGTGGGCTCTCTGTACCTGGCGTTTGGCAGCCTGATCCTTGCGTTGATGATAAGCCTGCCTGCGGCGCTGTCACTGCAAAAAGATTATATCGGAAAAACAAAGGCTGCATATTACATCAGGCTCTCACTTGACGTACTCTGGGGCACTCCCTCTATCGTTTACGGAGCATTCGGTTTCATTATCATGCTCTATCTTGGCATGAGAGCATCGCTTCTGGGTGGAATAATCGTCCTGACTTTACTGCAACTGCCCATAATGATCCGCACCATGGAAGAGGTAATAAAAATGGTCCCTGCAGAATTGAAGGAAGCCTCTTATACCCTCGGCGCAACGCGTTTTGAGACCACCACTGGCGTAGTGGTGAGACAGGCGCTTCCAGGGATAGTGACTGCTGTAATCCTTGCCTTCGGCAGAGGGATCGGAGATGCCGCCTCTATTCTGTTCACAGCAGGCTATACAGACAGCCTGCCGCGCTCGCTTTTTGACCCTGTGGCTTCATTGCCGCTTGCTGTTTTTTTCCAGTTAGGAACGCCTTTCCCCGAGGTGCAGCAACGTGCGTATGCAAGCGCACTGATACTTCTATTAATAGTACTTGCACTCAGTTTAACATCACGGTATTTATCCAGGAAATTCAAGAAAAACATTATAAGGTGA